The genome window TGAGAAGATAGTGAACTTTTGAATACAAGCATAAGAGAGACGCCTTTTGCTGGAACTTCAAGGGATAACTTTTTACCAAAAGTTTACTATGAAATTTTGTTTCAATAATTTATTTTACTAGCATATTTGTTGCCTTAGTACATGTTTGTAGGTTTTCATATGGCATTCATTTTGCTTAATCTTATTTTTATATCCAGTGACTGCATTGAAGGTTAAGCTTTTAGCCATGTTTCTTACTGGTCAAAGCTTCTTCCAAAGGACCCACTATGAAGTCTTGTCAGTTGAAGAACATGCAAGTTATGATGAGATCAGAGCAAGTTACAAAACCGCCATTCTGAATTCTCATCCTGATAAGCTGCACAAGAAATCTGATGCATCTACAGATCACCAACGAGATTTTCTAGATGTGCAGAAGGCATGGGAAGTACTTTCAGATTCTATGTCAAGGGCAAACTACGACAAGGAGTTGCAATTGATGAGACAGGAATTGGAGGTTCCTGCTAATGAAATTGAATTGGGAGATATGTCTGTGGAGTCTGTTGGTGA of Musa acuminata AAA Group cultivar baxijiao chromosome BXJ1-7, Cavendish_Baxijiao_AAA, whole genome shotgun sequence contains these proteins:
- the LOC103992215 gene encoding uncharacterized protein LOC103992215 is translated as MFLTGQSFFQRTHYEVLSVEEHASYDEIRASYKTAILNSHPDKLHKKSDASTDHQRDFLDVQKAWEVLSDSMSRANYDKELQLMRQELEVPANEIELGDMSVESVGDFEELFYECRCGDYFSITWSELKEMGIILDKESVEVHSSTVSLPASILIPCGSCSLKVRLTIDRSS